A window of the Lysinibacillus irui genome harbors these coding sequences:
- a CDS encoding ABC transporter ATP-binding protein encodes MQETSKDKTNQKDWRRFIQLIKRAEPPIWLLVIALVMSLATTGVGFIVPLFTKQLVDGFSLESLDYWQIIVLGIAFIAQAIASGLSIYYLNRVGQHVVARLRDQLWRKLLHLPIPYYDQHDTGETLSRVTNDTAVVKELITEHLANCLSGVISIIGSIIILLILDWKMTLVMLIAVPLAMLILMLLGKRMFVISKGMQDETAKFTAVLSQVLPETRLVKASNAEHVEYERGKKGITNLFTFGLKEAKIHALISPLISFVLMSVLVAIIGYGGVRVSSGELTAGDMVAFILYLIQIIMPMTQLTMFFTQLQKAMGATERISALLEHEEEHIDEGLTVEKINQPIYVKNVDFSYAEEPILSNINFTIEPGKVTAIVGPSGGGKTTTFSLLERYYQPTNGSITLGDTPIETFSLHSWRSQIGYVAQESALLSGTIRENICYGIERDVADDELERVAKMAYADQFINELPDKFDTEVGERGIKLSGGQRQRISIARALLRNPQILMLDEATSSLDSKSEIYVQKALDNLMQGRTTLVIAHRLSTVVDADQILFIEKGHITGCGTHETLFETHAMYREFAMQQLRIKENE; translated from the coding sequence TTGCAAGAGACATCAAAAGACAAGACAAATCAAAAAGATTGGCGACGCTTTATCCAATTAATCAAACGAGCCGAACCCCCAATTTGGTTACTGGTCATCGCTTTAGTAATGAGTTTAGCTACGACGGGTGTAGGCTTTATCGTCCCACTCTTTACAAAACAATTGGTGGATGGTTTTTCATTAGAATCACTTGATTATTGGCAAATTATTGTACTCGGTATTGCCTTTATCGCACAAGCTATTGCTAGCGGATTATCCATCTACTATTTAAATCGTGTTGGTCAGCATGTTGTCGCTAGATTGCGAGACCAGTTATGGCGAAAGCTTTTACATTTACCCATACCCTACTATGATCAACATGATACAGGTGAAACATTAAGCCGTGTTACGAATGACACAGCCGTTGTAAAAGAGCTCATTACAGAACATTTAGCAAACTGTTTATCTGGGGTTATTTCGATTATTGGTTCCATCATCATTCTCTTAATCTTAGATTGGAAAATGACGTTAGTGATGCTAATTGCAGTCCCACTCGCAATGCTGATTTTAATGCTACTAGGTAAACGGATGTTTGTGATTTCTAAAGGTATGCAAGATGAAACAGCGAAGTTTACAGCGGTGTTAAGTCAAGTTTTGCCTGAAACTCGTTTAGTAAAGGCTTCGAATGCTGAGCACGTGGAATATGAGCGTGGCAAAAAAGGCATTACAAATCTTTTTACATTCGGCTTAAAAGAAGCGAAAATTCATGCACTGATTTCACCGCTCATTTCATTCGTTCTCATGTCAGTGCTAGTAGCGATCATTGGCTATGGTGGTGTTCGCGTTTCCTCTGGGGAACTGACTGCTGGAGATATGGTGGCATTTATTTTATATTTAATCCAAATCATTATGCCAATGACACAACTAACAATGTTCTTTACTCAGCTACAAAAAGCAATGGGGGCTACAGAACGAATTAGTGCATTACTGGAACATGAAGAGGAACATATTGATGAGGGTTTAACTGTCGAAAAAATCAATCAACCGATCTATGTTAAAAACGTTGATTTCTCTTATGCTGAAGAACCGATTTTATCCAATATTAACTTCACGATTGAACCAGGCAAGGTTACAGCCATAGTGGGGCCTAGTGGTGGCGGAAAAACTACAACCTTCTCGTTGTTAGAGCGATATTATCAGCCAACTAATGGTAGCATCACACTAGGAGATACCCCCATTGAAACTTTCTCTCTCCATTCATGGCGCAGTCAAATTGGCTATGTGGCACAGGAAAGTGCTCTGCTCTCAGGTACGATTCGAGAAAATATTTGCTATGGTATAGAGCGAGACGTCGCAGATGATGAGCTAGAAAGAGTCGCTAAAATGGCCTATGCGGATCAATTTATTAATGAGCTGCCAGATAAGTTTGACACAGAAGTAGGAGAACGAGGCATTAAGCTATCGGGAGGGCAACGTCAGCGTATCTCGATTGCAAGGGCGTTACTACGCAATCCCCAAATATTAATGTTGGATGAAGCAACATCAAGTCTAGATAGTAAGTCAGAAATTTATGTACAAAAAGCTTTAGACAACTTAATGCAAGGTCGCACAACATTAGTAATTGCGCACCGTTTATCTACCGTGGTAGACGCCGATCAAATATTATTTATTGAAAAAGGACATATTACAGGCTGTGGTACACACGAAACGCTCTTTGAAACACATGCTATGTATCGTGAATTTGCCATGCAGCAATTACGTATTAAAGAGAATGAATAA
- a CDS encoding YlbE family protein — protein sequence MSKINELFTSKINVINVGIELFKDDILAQNASATHLEWSPPGGGKPEIIAALNKIDKAELAEKIEAANRLAVEKIVNSQPVLIGFDQAINVVPGMTKKTILHAGPPITWEKMNGPMKGAVMGALIFEGLAKDLEEAAAVAASGEITFSPCHEHNAVGSMAGVTSASMFMHIVENKAYGNIAYTNLSEQMAKILRMGANDDSVVERLIWMRDVLGPILRDAMKLNKEGIDLRLMLAQALHMGDECHNRNNAGTALLIQALTPFILETDYPVEQKREVFDFVASSDYFSGPTWMACCKCALDAAHGIEYSTVVTTMARNGVEFGVRISGMAGNTWFTGPAQQVIGPMFAGYKPEDSGLDIGDSAITETYGIGGFAMATAPAIVALVGGTVDEAIGYSRQMKEITTTENQNITIPLLNFMGIPTGIDIRKVIQTGILPIINTAIAHKEAGIGMIGAGITHPPMEAFEKSLITISEKWA from the coding sequence ATGAGTAAGATTAATGAACTTTTCACAAGTAAAATTAACGTTATTAACGTAGGTATTGAACTTTTTAAAGATGATATTTTAGCACAAAATGCAAGCGCAACACACCTAGAGTGGTCACCACCGGGTGGAGGTAAGCCAGAAATCATTGCAGCTCTTAACAAAATTGATAAAGCAGAACTAGCAGAGAAAATCGAAGCTGCAAACCGTCTTGCTGTTGAAAAAATTGTGAACTCCCAACCAGTGCTAATTGGTTTTGACCAAGCCATTAATGTAGTACCAGGGATGACGAAGAAAACAATTTTACACGCAGGCCCTCCTATTACTTGGGAAAAAATGAACGGACCAATGAAAGGTGCCGTAATGGGTGCTCTAATATTTGAAGGATTAGCAAAAGATCTAGAGGAAGCTGCAGCGGTTGCTGCATCGGGTGAAATCACGTTCTCACCATGTCACGAACATAACGCAGTTGGATCAATGGCTGGTGTAACTTCAGCTTCTATGTTTATGCACATCGTAGAAAATAAAGCTTATGGCAATATAGCCTATACAAACTTAAGTGAGCAAATGGCAAAAATCTTACGTATGGGTGCGAACGATGACAGCGTTGTCGAGCGATTAATTTGGATGCGCGATGTGTTAGGTCCAATTTTACGTGATGCGATGAAGCTGAATAAAGAAGGTATTGATCTTCGTTTAATGCTTGCACAAGCGCTTCATATGGGTGACGAGTGTCATAACCGTAACAATGCAGGCACGGCTTTATTAATTCAAGCATTAACACCTTTTATTTTAGAAACAGATTACCCTGTAGAACAAAAACGTGAAGTATTTGACTTTGTAGCAAGTAGTGATTACTTCTCAGGTCCTACATGGATGGCTTGCTGTAAATGTGCATTAGATGCTGCACACGGTATTGAATACAGTACTGTTGTCACTACGATGGCACGTAACGGTGTAGAATTTGGTGTTCGTATTAGTGGTATGGCAGGTAATACATGGTTTACAGGTCCTGCACAACAAGTAATCGGACCGATGTTTGCTGGGTATAAACCAGAAGATTCAGGTCTTGATATTGGAGATAGTGCTATTACGGAAACATACGGCATCGGTGGCTTTGCAATGGCTACTGCACCAGCAATTGTTGCTTTAGTAGGTGGAACAGTAGATGAAGCAATTGGATATTCACGTCAAATGAAAGAAATTACAACAACAGAGAACCAAAATATTACCATTCCATTATTAAACTTCATGGGAATTCCTACGGGTATTGATATTCGTAAAGTAATTCAAACTGGTATTCTTCCAATCATCAATACAGCAATCGCACATAAAGAGGCTGGTATTGGCATGATTGGTGCTGGTATTACTCATCCTCCAATGGAAGCTTTCGAAAAATCATTAATCACAATTAGTGAGAAGTGGGCTTAA
- a CDS encoding PucR family transcriptional regulator — MLTIKDILETKALEGIKIVAGEQGIHNKIALVNIIENPDAFDWLTPNELLLTTGYIFQDDEALQNKIIQEISKINCAGLVIKMRRYLQKTPQNMIDIANQYGLPLIELPYNYTLSKVISIINEKASGGYDLLNRKSLDMHNTLFKVALEGGGIESISCMLAETINNPIIFLDSDWNLLHYTDLDSNPVPLAYGINLKKNRPTFSKDFIDTIPKDLNEMQKSITRMYHLEDVAVKCRILPVAVANYIYGYIVIWQTVRDLTEFDFIVLEQASTIVALERIKQKEIEGVRLKIKQEFFDDLLTGKIKSSETLQTLCDLHGLNINYKYYCIVISISHDNLSEHLDLISRKYESDNIAKKCVTLIYEHSSTINGEITCLYRNNQIIVLIGQQDTKQDRTINETKQYADTILQLLIQHNSQTSFLVGIGKEYKHIRFVHKSFAEAHEALRLMQRFEERGAVAHFADHSIYHFLDSNMNEVQLKDFFLESLGAVFEHDLLHGTSYLVTLENYFINHMNISETAKEMFVHRNTLIYRIEKIKEILKTDLKSYEELLQIQLALRIYRLLGKSLYHDEFAD; from the coding sequence TTGCTAACAATCAAAGATATTCTAGAAACAAAGGCACTCGAAGGAATTAAAATTGTTGCCGGAGAACAAGGGATTCATAATAAAATTGCACTTGTGAACATTATTGAAAATCCCGATGCATTTGATTGGCTGACACCGAATGAATTATTATTAACAACTGGTTATATATTTCAAGACGATGAAGCATTACAAAATAAAATTATCCAAGAAATTTCTAAAATAAATTGTGCTGGCCTTGTCATTAAAATGAGGCGCTATTTACAAAAAACGCCTCAAAACATGATTGATATTGCCAACCAATATGGTTTGCCCTTAATAGAATTACCTTATAACTACACCTTGTCCAAGGTCATCTCGATCATCAATGAAAAGGCTTCAGGAGGCTATGATTTATTAAATAGGAAGTCATTGGATATGCATAATACGTTGTTTAAGGTGGCACTTGAAGGTGGAGGCATTGAATCCATCTCTTGCATGTTAGCCGAAACGATTAATAACCCGATTATCTTTTTGGATAGTGACTGGAATTTACTGCATTATACAGATCTCGATTCGAATCCTGTGCCACTTGCCTATGGCATCAACCTCAAGAAGAATCGGCCTACGTTTTCGAAGGATTTCATTGATACAATTCCAAAAGATTTAAACGAAATGCAAAAATCAATTACAAGGATGTATCATTTAGAAGATGTGGCTGTGAAATGTCGAATACTACCCGTGGCAGTTGCAAATTACATTTACGGCTATATTGTAATTTGGCAAACCGTACGTGATTTGACGGAGTTTGATTTCATCGTTTTGGAGCAAGCATCCACGATTGTTGCGTTAGAAAGGATTAAACAGAAGGAAATTGAGGGTGTGCGTTTAAAAATTAAACAGGAATTTTTTGATGATTTATTGACGGGTAAAATCAAATCCAGTGAAACGCTGCAAACACTCTGTGACCTACACGGCTTAAATATCAATTATAAATATTATTGTATCGTCATTTCGATCAGTCATGACAACCTGAGTGAACACCTTGATTTAATTTCAAGAAAATACGAATCTGATAATATAGCAAAAAAATGTGTGACTTTAATTTATGAACACTCTAGTACCATCAATGGAGAAATTACATGTCTTTATCGAAACAATCAAATCATCGTACTAATAGGACAACAGGATACGAAGCAAGACAGGACGATTAATGAAACAAAACAATACGCAGATACTATTCTGCAATTATTAATACAGCATAATAGCCAAACTTCCTTTTTGGTAGGTATTGGCAAAGAATATAAACATATTCGCTTTGTTCATAAAAGCTTTGCAGAAGCTCATGAAGCACTTCGACTAATGCAACGGTTTGAGGAACGTGGAGCTGTAGCCCATTTTGCCGATCACTCAATTTATCATTTTTTAGATTCAAATATGAATGAGGTGCAATTAAAGGACTTTTTCTTAGAAAGCTTAGGAGCTGTCTTTGAGCATGATCTTTTACATGGGACAAGCTACCTCGTTACATTAGAAAACTATTTTATTAATCATATGAATATTAGTGAAACAGCTAAGGAAATGTTTGTTCATCGTAACACATTAATTTATCGTATCGAAAAGATTAAAGAGATTCTAAAAACAGATTTAAAAAGCTATGAGGAACTGCTGCAAATCCAATTAGCCCTTAGAATTTATCGTTTGCTTGGAAAGTCTTTATACCATGATGAATTCGCAGATTAA
- a CDS encoding DUF2877 domain-containing protein, translated as MIHAISGDGYFLQQIGASGFTGMVHSVFTHALNIQSEANGEIFTLATKAMDNAPNTLIIDLDTLGNLHIHQHDRVSVQHDQLLIEDKVQIAMQTATRWQCQLPIFPTDQTCLKTNVVTVKQFINLHGKSGGMKRSNSSISEFEAETSRLLQQRTSLLREELMNQRFDHFQSYAIDLVGLGPGLTPSGDDFLVGLFAIIHLENSPCYIYKQLCESAINMMKPLTNAISYTTLKKAANGQVRESICSLIYSILYGTEADSIQALRKVLAIGSSSGTDIALGLISGLEANIKLGG; from the coding sequence ATGATACACGCAATATCTGGTGATGGCTATTTTCTTCAGCAAATAGGTGCATCGGGGTTTACGGGAATGGTTCATAGTGTTTTTACGCATGCATTGAATATTCAAAGCGAGGCTAATGGAGAAATTTTCACACTTGCTACGAAAGCAATGGATAATGCACCCAATACACTGATTATCGATCTCGATACTTTAGGCAACCTGCACATTCATCAACATGACAGAGTATCGGTTCAACATGACCAACTATTAATAGAAGATAAAGTACAAATAGCAATGCAGACCGCCACTCGTTGGCAATGTCAACTACCTATTTTCCCAACTGATCAAACCTGTTTAAAAACGAATGTAGTCACTGTAAAACAATTTATTAATTTACATGGCAAAAGTGGAGGAATGAAACGTAGTAATTCATCAATTAGTGAGTTTGAGGCTGAAACATCGAGATTGCTTCAGCAACGTACAAGTTTACTCCGAGAGGAATTAATGAATCAGCGTTTTGATCATTTTCAGAGTTATGCAATTGATTTAGTAGGCTTGGGACCTGGGCTAACACCATCAGGTGATGATTTTTTAGTAGGCTTATTTGCCATCATTCACTTAGAAAATAGTCCTTGTTATATTTACAAGCAACTGTGTGAAAGCGCCATCAACATGATGAAGCCTTTGACCAATGCTATTAGCTATACAACATTGAAAAAGGCAGCAAATGGACAAGTAAGGGAATCCATCTGTTCACTCATTTATTCCATTTTATATGGAACGGAAGCGGATTCAATTCAGGCTCTTAGAAAGGTGCTTGCAATTGGCTCCTCATCGGGGACAGATATCGCCTTAGGGCTTATAAGTGGCTTAGAAGCCAATATAAAATTAGGAGGATAA
- the fdrA gene encoding acyl-CoA synthetase FdrA — MSIKVVIKRNTYFDSVSLMSLSTKANQIEGVEQAIIGMGTEMNKGVIRNVGLMTSEVEEATAGDLMIIVKTANAEQTESAYLAVEELLTNKNSAQAKSDIKYATIDSAVQGIPDANFAVISVNGAFAVREARKALENNLHVMLFSDNVSVEDEVELKTLAHEKGLLMMGPDCGTAIIGNTGLCFANAVRKGSIGIVAASGTGSQEVSVRIHDFGGGITQLIGTGGRDLSKEVGGIMMLDGIKALDADEATKVIVLVSKPPEASVEKKVLAQIKECSKPVVVYFIGGNEEAVVAAGGQFAKTSKEAALKAVLLAGIDEASINKRALNLPLIEEVRAKLSPEQKYIRGLFCGGTLCDESMYLAMEKFYNVYSNIQKNPDFLLKDISVSQEHTFIDFGDDDFTNGKPHPMIDPSSRIERFLQEAKDPSVGVIVMDFVLGFGSHEDPVGVMLPAIMEAKQLAEKEGRHLEIIGYVLGTDLDTPNIDEQVKKLVDAGVTHASSSTNAGLLAREMVLKGENHE; from the coding sequence ATGAGTATTAAAGTCGTAATTAAGCGAAACACATATTTTGATTCAGTATCATTGATGTCACTATCAACAAAAGCGAATCAAATTGAAGGCGTTGAGCAAGCAATTATTGGTATGGGGACTGAAATGAACAAAGGAGTCATTCGCAACGTTGGTTTGATGACGTCAGAAGTAGAGGAAGCAACAGCTGGTGACTTAATGATTATTGTAAAAACTGCTAATGCGGAGCAAACAGAAAGCGCTTACTTAGCAGTAGAAGAATTGTTAACAAATAAAAACTCAGCACAAGCAAAAAGCGATATTAAATATGCAACGATTGATTCTGCCGTACAAGGTATCCCAGATGCAAACTTTGCCGTTATTTCGGTAAATGGTGCATTTGCTGTTCGTGAAGCTCGCAAAGCTCTTGAAAATAATCTGCATGTTATGTTATTCAGCGATAATGTGAGCGTAGAGGACGAAGTAGAATTAAAAACTTTAGCACATGAAAAAGGTTTATTAATGATGGGGCCAGACTGTGGAACAGCAATCATTGGGAATACAGGTCTTTGCTTTGCAAATGCTGTAAGAAAAGGCAGCATCGGTATTGTTGCAGCTTCAGGTACTGGTAGCCAAGAGGTAAGTGTGCGTATTCATGATTTCGGTGGTGGGATTACCCAACTTATCGGGACAGGTGGACGCGATTTAAGTAAAGAAGTAGGCGGTATTATGATGCTTGACGGTATCAAAGCTCTTGATGCTGATGAAGCAACAAAAGTAATTGTTCTTGTATCGAAGCCACCTGAAGCAAGTGTTGAGAAAAAGGTACTTGCGCAAATTAAAGAGTGCAGTAAACCTGTTGTTGTTTACTTTATTGGTGGTAATGAAGAGGCAGTTGTGGCTGCTGGTGGACAATTTGCAAAAACGTCTAAAGAAGCAGCATTAAAAGCTGTATTACTAGCAGGTATTGATGAAGCAAGCATTAACAAGCGTGCACTTAATCTTCCGTTAATTGAAGAGGTTCGCGCTAAATTATCACCAGAACAAAAATACATTCGTGGTTTATTCTGTGGCGGTACGTTATGTGATGAATCTATGTATCTAGCTATGGAGAAATTCTACAATGTTTATAGTAATATCCAAAAAAATCCGGACTTCTTATTAAAGGATATCAGTGTAAGTCAAGAGCATACATTCATTGACTTCGGTGATGATGACTTTACAAATGGTAAGCCACATCCAATGATCGATCCATCTTCTCGTATTGAGCGTTTCCTACAAGAAGCGAAAGATCCATCTGTTGGCGTTATCGTGATGGACTTCGTATTAGGCTTCGGCTCTCATGAAGATCCAGTGGGCGTTATGCTTCCTGCCATCATGGAAGCTAAGCAATTAGCTGAAAAAGAAGGTAGGCATCTAGAGATCATTGGGTATGTCCTTGGAACTGACTTAGATACACCAAACATAGATGAGCAAGTGAAAAAATTAGTCGATGCAGGTGTGACACATGCAAGCAGTAGTACAAATGCAGGATTACTTGCAAGAGAAATGGTTTTGAAAGGAGAAAATCATGAGTAA
- a CDS encoding cytosine permease — translation MEHTKIEQSNQDYRALGYSEDLLPKGPQERDWGIFNYITVWMGAVHNIMSYMTVAGFFILGLSVNQVFLAIMLSALIVSAGYALNGYSASKYGIPFAILLRDSFGVKGSIIPALCRGLVAGVVFFGTTIVVGAQSLNVLFSRFIPNYMSIGGDFNIFGLDVPTMISYGILWLVTVLLFLGGMDMLTVFGKYSSPIVYIFIIGAAIWAINIAGGIGPILEYKPSATMESPLVFIACVSALVSNWAGPVVNIADYTHRAKSPKAMIYGLSIGMIGSYLLFAITCISLIAGTEIAFGQPIFNIVDAIDKIQNPFSVVVLILALNVGATAFVVFGNLLPSGLQMTTLFPKVFTVKSAGVLTAVIGTIILPWKLVSSTETLFFFYSFIGSMFGPIVGIMLSSFFIERKRHLNLSMLYVEEGKNGAYKSGYNIIACIVLLISFLLPMSGAFLKGVPFLVKLNDFAFFSGLIMSFILYTVLYKFNQQSVHNSVENKVGV, via the coding sequence ATGGAACATACAAAAATTGAACAGTCCAATCAAGACTATAGAGCACTTGGCTATTCGGAAGATCTATTACCAAAAGGGCCTCAGGAAAGGGATTGGGGGATTTTTAACTACATCACAGTTTGGATGGGCGCAGTTCACAATATTATGTCTTATATGACGGTGGCTGGATTTTTCATCTTAGGATTATCTGTCAATCAAGTTTTCTTAGCCATCATGCTTTCGGCATTGATTGTTTCTGCAGGTTACGCATTAAATGGATATTCTGCTTCTAAATATGGTATACCATTCGCTATATTACTAAGAGATTCATTTGGAGTGAAAGGTTCTATTATACCAGCATTATGTCGAGGATTGGTTGCTGGGGTTGTATTCTTTGGGACGACAATAGTTGTAGGTGCTCAATCCCTTAATGTGTTATTTTCAAGATTCATTCCGAATTATATGTCTATCGGTGGAGACTTCAATATTTTTGGCTTAGATGTTCCAACAATGATCTCCTATGGCATTTTGTGGTTAGTTACAGTGTTGCTATTTTTAGGTGGCATGGATATGTTAACTGTCTTTGGTAAATATTCATCACCGATTGTTTATATCTTCATCATTGGAGCAGCTATTTGGGCAATTAATATTGCTGGTGGAATTGGACCAATTTTAGAATATAAACCTTCTGCAACAATGGAAAGTCCATTAGTCTTTATTGCATGTGTCAGTGCGTTGGTTTCGAACTGGGCTGGTCCCGTGGTTAATATTGCAGACTATACGCATAGAGCAAAATCACCAAAAGCGATGATTTACGGTTTATCTATTGGTATGATCGGTTCTTATCTATTATTTGCTATCACTTGTATTAGCTTAATTGCAGGAACAGAGATTGCTTTCGGACAACCAATTTTTAATATCGTCGATGCAATTGATAAAATTCAAAATCCATTCTCTGTAGTGGTGTTAATTTTAGCATTAAATGTAGGGGCAACAGCTTTTGTAGTTTTTGGTAACTTACTACCATCTGGATTACAAATGACAACATTATTCCCTAAAGTATTTACAGTGAAATCTGCAGGTGTTTTAACAGCTGTTATTGGAACAATCATTTTACCTTGGAAACTAGTATCGAGTACAGAAACTTTATTCTTCTTTTATAGTTTCATAGGTTCTATGTTTGGTCCAATAGTGGGTATTATGTTGTCTAGCTTCTTTATCGAGCGTAAAAGACATTTAAATTTATCAATGCTTTACGTAGAAGAGGGAAAAAACGGAGCCTATAAATCTGGCTATAATATCATCGCGTGTATCGTCCTTTTGATTAGCTTCCTGTTACCAATGTCTGGTGCCTTTCTTAAGGGTGTACCGTTCTTAGTGAAGCTAAATGACTTTGCATTCTTCAGCGGTCTAATCATGTCATTTATTTTATATACGGTGCTATATAAATTCAATCAGCAAAGTGTTCATAATAGTGTAGAAAATAAAGTAGGGGTGTAG
- the arcC gene encoding carbamate kinase, with protein MSKLVIVAIGGNSLVKDSGSESIQSQQEAVAQTVEHIADMIQEGYKVVVTHGNGPQVGFTLQRSEIANEVAGMPAVPLVNCVADTQGGIGYLIQQALINELSKRQIDKKVVSVITQVEINEDDPNFINPTKPVGSFFTKEQADAMLIEHPDWKMVEDSGRGYRRVVPSPKPIDIVEKDAIKSLIDNDYVVIAVGGGGIPVIKKENNVYEGVDAVIDKDFATSLLAAQVNADSLIITTGVPRVFINFGKPEQQALEEITVEETKQHVLDNQFPPGSMLPKIEASLSFIENGGHRVIITNPESLKEAINNQAGTHIIN; from the coding sequence GTGAGTAAATTAGTAATTGTAGCAATCGGCGGTAATTCGCTAGTTAAAGATAGCGGAAGTGAATCTATTCAAAGTCAGCAAGAGGCAGTTGCACAAACGGTCGAACATATCGCGGATATGATTCAAGAGGGCTATAAAGTAGTTGTCACACACGGTAATGGACCACAAGTTGGTTTCACATTACAAAGAAGTGAAATTGCTAACGAGGTAGCTGGTATGCCAGCAGTACCACTAGTAAACTGTGTGGCTGATACACAAGGTGGAATTGGCTATTTAATTCAACAAGCATTAATTAACGAACTATCTAAGCGTCAAATTGATAAAAAAGTAGTAAGTGTCATTACACAAGTTGAAATTAATGAAGATGATCCAAACTTTATCAACCCTACAAAGCCGGTGGGCTCGTTCTTTACAAAAGAGCAAGCGGATGCAATGTTAATTGAACATCCAGATTGGAAAATGGTAGAGGATTCTGGTCGGGGCTATCGTCGTGTTGTGCCTTCACCAAAACCAATTGATATTGTAGAAAAGGATGCTATTAAATCATTAATTGATAATGATTATGTCGTGATTGCTGTAGGTGGCGGTGGCATTCCAGTCATTAAAAAAGAAAATAATGTCTATGAAGGCGTTGATGCAGTCATTGATAAAGACTTTGCGACAAGCTTATTAGCAGCACAAGTAAATGCAGATTCCTTAATTATTACAACTGGTGTTCCTCGTGTGTTTATTAATTTTGGTAAGCCAGAACAACAAGCACTTGAAGAAATTACAGTAGAAGAAACAAAGCAACATGTTCTAGATAATCAGTTCCCACCAGGAAGTATGCTTCCAAAAATTGAAGCGAGCCTAAGCTTCATAGAAAATGGTGGTCACCGAGTGATTATTACAAACCCTGAAAGTCTAAAAGAGGCAATTAATAATCAAGCTGGTACTCATATTATTAACTAG
- a CDS encoding nucleoside deaminase, translating to MDYIQLAVEKTKEGIDQNIGGPFGATIVRGDEIIAVVGNTMNRDTDLSAHAEIVAIREASKKLGTMDLSDCVIYATCEPCPMCVSAIIWAGIKEVHYCNTAEDAHKNGFSDMHIRDYFSGKDTSVLNMHKIETREDCDNLFVHFNEKMAEEVK from the coding sequence ATGGATTATATTCAATTAGCAGTTGAAAAAACAAAAGAAGGTATCGATCAAAATATTGGCGGACCTTTTGGTGCAACAATTGTACGAGGTGACGAAATCATTGCCGTTGTAGGGAATACAATGAATCGTGATACAGACCTTTCTGCACATGCAGAAATTGTGGCTATTCGTGAAGCTTCTAAAAAGTTAGGAACAATGGACTTATCTGATTGTGTTATTTATGCTACTTGTGAGCCATGTCCAATGTGTGTTTCAGCAATTATTTGGGCAGGTATTAAGGAAGTACATTATTGCAATACAGCAGAAGATGCTCACAAAAATGGCTTCTCTGATATGCATATACGCGACTATTTTTCAGGTAAAGATACAAGCGTGCTAAACATGCACAAAATCGAGACTAGAGAAGACTGTGACAACCTGTTCGTGCATTTTAATGAAAAAATGGCAGAAGAAGTAAAATAA
- a CDS encoding ankyrin repeat domain-containing protein, with protein sequence MEDTNVVSEFLAAAETGDINALKGYLQQGVDINSRNKRKRTAILLAAMNDQLETVKFLIQEGADIDLQDQICLNPFLYGCINGKLELVKIMLEANTDLERLTRFGGVGVHPASEKGFVDVVRELVTTTDINVNHTNICGWTPLIEAILLNDGGEKQQEIVRLLVEHGADTQLVDQYGVTPLAMAREKGFTEIEKILLGAGAK encoded by the coding sequence GTGGAAGATACAAATGTGGTGTCGGAATTTTTAGCTGCGGCTGAAACAGGGGATATTAACGCTTTGAAAGGTTATTTACAACAAGGTGTAGATATTAACTCTCGCAATAAGCGTAAACGTACGGCAATTTTACTTGCTGCTATGAATGATCAATTAGAAACAGTAAAATTTCTAATTCAGGAAGGGGCAGATATCGACCTTCAAGATCAAATTTGCTTAAATCCATTCTTATATGGATGTATTAACGGAAAGTTAGAGCTTGTGAAAATAATGCTTGAAGCAAACACAGATTTAGAACGTTTAACCCGCTTTGGTGGTGTAGGTGTTCACCCTGCAAGTGAGAAGGGATTTGTAGATGTGGTACGTGAACTTGTTACGACTACAGATATTAATGTCAACCATACGAATATTTGTGGTTGGACACCATTAATTGAAGCAATTCTTTTAAATGATGGTGGAGAGAAGCAACAGGAAATTGTTCGTTTATTAGTTGAACATGGTGCAGATACACAATTAGTGGATCAATATGGGGTGACACCGTTAGCGATGGCGAGAGAAAAAGGATTCACTGAAATTGAAAAGATTTTACTAGGAGCAGGGGCAAAATAG